The following are from one region of the Flavobacteriaceae bacterium UJ101 genome:
- a CDS encoding UPF0053 inner membrane protein YgdQ (Belongs to the UPF0053 family.), translating into MSFLTFLDAGWLDVFTNPQAWVALLTLTFLEIVLGIDNIVFISIVSGKLDPKDQPKARNIGLGLAMIFRIILLFGIKWVLSLQESLFHLDVWGFSVAPSGQSIIILIGGLFLLYKAVSEIHHKLEGDEEETAKASGGNLTNAIFQIAMLNLVFSFDSILTAIGLVSLDQPPLGFGETGGLIIMVLAVVISIIIMMAFAGPVSKFVNEHPTIQILGLSFLILIGVMLLAEGSHLAHLTFGEMEIHAIPKGYLYFAIFFSLAVEFINIKMRKNRNPIELNYSEIEDEKLK; encoded by the coding sequence ATGAGTTTTTTAACCTTTTTAGATGCTGGATGGTTAGATGTTTTCACTAATCCACAAGCATGGGTTGCCCTTCTTACTTTAACTTTTCTTGAGATTGTATTGGGAATTGACAATATCGTTTTTATATCTATTGTATCTGGAAAACTAGATCCTAAAGACCAACCTAAAGCTCGAAACATTGGACTTGGTTTAGCTATGATTTTTCGTATCATTCTTTTATTTGGAATTAAATGGGTTTTAAGTTTACAAGAAAGCCTATTCCACCTAGATGTATGGGGATTTTCAGTAGCTCCCTCTGGGCAAAGTATCATTATTTTAATAGGTGGATTATTCTTATTATATAAAGCTGTAAGTGAAATTCACCATAAATTAGAAGGCGATGAAGAAGAAACAGCCAAAGCTTCTGGAGGTAATTTAACAAATGCTATTTTTCAAATTGCTATGTTAAATTTAGTTTTTTCTTTTGACTCCATCTTAACTGCAATTGGTTTAGTCTCTTTAGATCAACCCCCTCTAGGATTTGGTGAAACAGGAGGTTTAATCATTATGGTATTAGCCGTAGTTATTTCTATTATTATTATGATGGCCTTTGCTGGCCCAGTAAGTAAGTTCGTTAATGAACATCCAACTATTCAAATATTAGGGTTATCATTTTTGATTTTAATTGGTGTTATGTTATTAGCTGAAGGATCACATTTAGCTCATTTAACGTTTGGAGAAATGGAAATTCATGCTATTCCTAAAGGTTATCTATATTTTGCGATCTTCTTTTCATTAGCTGTTGAATTTATCAATATCAAAATGCGTAAAAATAGAAACCCTATCGAATTAAATTATTCCGAAATTGAAGATGAAAAATTAAAATAG
- a CDS encoding DNA-directed DNA polymerase (KEGG: mrs:Murru_2429 DNA polymerase III subunit gamma/tau) produces MEAKEKVVETTIDTTNLPKDEFKQLHVDAFWKEYLNELKKSGDFAVFNALNHVKVELKENFELLFRVTSNATQEEFNKQRNIIGRKFKEGLNNHHIQLKTEIVEIESGKILYNPKEKYEYLVKKNPNLEILRKNLDLDIYG; encoded by the coding sequence ATGGAAGCTAAAGAAAAAGTGGTTGAAACAACAATTGATACAACAAATCTTCCAAAAGATGAATTTAAACAATTACATGTGGATGCTTTTTGGAAAGAATATTTGAATGAGCTTAAAAAATCAGGAGATTTTGCTGTTTTTAATGCATTAAATCATGTAAAAGTTGAATTAAAGGAAAATTTTGAATTATTATTTCGAGTAACTTCTAATGCTACGCAAGAAGAATTTAATAAACAGCGTAATATAATTGGGCGTAAATTTAAAGAAGGATTAAATAATCATCATATTCAATTAAAAACTGAAATTGTTGAAATTGAGTCTGGGAAGATATTATATAATCCTAAGGAAAAATATGAATATTTGGTGAAAAAGAATCCTAATTTAGAAATTTTACGTAAGAATTTAGATTTGGATATCTATGGTTAA
- the DPO3G|dnaX gene encoding DNA-directed DNA polymerase (DNA polymerase III is a complex, multichain enzyme responsible for most of the replicative synthesis in bacteria. This DNA polymerase also exhibits 3' to 5' exonuclease activity. Belongs to the DnaX/STICHEL family.; KEGG: bth:BT_1610 DNA polymerase III subunit gamma/tau), giving the protein MENFIVSARKYRPKEFSDVVGQKSITDTLVQSIENNHLAQALLFCGPRGVGKTTCARILARKINEEINATGDEDYAFNIFELDAASNNSVDDIRNLIEQVRFAPQQGKYKVYIIDEVHMLSQAAFNAFLKTLEEPPSHAIFILATTEKHKIIPTILSRCQIYDFKRISVLDIKTHLKTICKDQNIIAEDDALHLIAQKADGALRDALSIFDRVVSFSGEGNLTVENVSKNLNILDYDSYFNIIELALNNKIQEILLAYNTIVNKGFDGHLFIAGLASHCRDLLVAKDPQTISLLEVGENTQQKYLEQSQKASLPFLMNALEVCSQADVAYRTSKNQRLTVEIALMQLASLTTENEGLKKKGLE; this is encoded by the coding sequence ATGGAGAACTTCATTGTATCAGCTAGAAAATACCGTCCGAAAGAATTTTCAGATGTAGTAGGTCAAAAATCTATTACAGATACGTTAGTACAATCTATTGAAAATAATCACTTAGCACAAGCATTATTATTTTGTGGACCTCGTGGAGTAGGAAAAACAACTTGTGCTCGAATTTTAGCTCGAAAAATTAATGAAGAAATTAATGCTACAGGAGATGAAGATTATGCATTTAATATTTTTGAATTAGATGCTGCTTCGAATAATTCAGTAGACGATATTCGAAATTTAATTGAGCAAGTTCGTTTTGCACCACAACAGGGTAAATACAAAGTATACATCATTGATGAGGTTCATATGCTTTCACAAGCAGCATTTAATGCATTTCTAAAGACATTAGAAGAGCCACCTTCTCATGCAATTTTTATTTTGGCGACGACAGAAAAACATAAAATTATCCCTACAATTTTATCACGTTGTCAAATTTATGATTTTAAACGTATATCTGTTTTAGATATTAAAACTCATTTAAAAACTATATGTAAAGATCAAAATATCATTGCTGAAGATGATGCGTTACATTTGATTGCTCAAAAAGCAGATGGTGCCTTACGTGATGCGTTATCCATTTTTGATAGAGTTGTTTCCTTTTCAGGAGAAGGTAATCTAACAGTAGAAAATGTTTCTAAAAATCTGAATATATTAGATTATGATTCTTATTTTAACATAATAGAATTAGCTCTAAATAATAAAATACAAGAAATATTATTAGCCTATAATACTATTGTAAATAAAGGATTTGATGGACATTTGTTTATTGCAGGTTTGGCTTCTCATTGTAGAGATTTATTGGTAGCAAAAGATCCACAAACCATATCATTGTTAGAAGTAGGAGAAAATACACAACAAAAATATTTAGAACAATCACAAAAAGCGTCATTACCATTTTTAATGAATGCTTTAGAAGTATGTTCCCAAGCTGATGTAGCATACCGAACAAGTAAGAATCAGCGATTAACAGTCGAGATAGCTTTAATGCAACTAGCTTCCTTAACTACAGAAAATGAAGGCTTAAAAAAAAAAGGTTTAGAATAA
- a CDS encoding ATP-dependent Clp protease ATP-binding subunit ClpX (ATP-dependent specificity component of the Clp protease. It directs the protease to specific substrates. Can perform chaperone functions in the absence of ClpP; Belongs to the ClpX chaperone family.) — MSEQNKCSFCGKNENEVSILIAGLDGHICNNCAEQANGIVTQELSHKSQEQLEEELVLHSPKAIKEFLDQYVIGQDEAKKTLSVAVYNHYKRILNQREEGEDDVEIQKSNVIIAGETGTGKTLLAKTIARLLNVPFTIVDATVLTQAGYVGEDVESILSRLLQDADYNVDRAERGIIFIDEIDKIARKGDNPSITRDVSGEGVQQALLKILEGSIVNVPPQGGRKHPDQKYIQVNTTNILFIAGGAFVGIKDKISSRLNTSIIGYSLARKENIDKDNLLKYVNAQDLRSFGLIPELIGRLPVLTYLNPLEKSVLLKILIEPKNSLIKQYVKLFALDDVELKIDDEALETIVDYAIDLGLGARGLRSLCEVIFRDYMFNIEDYKGVLNISKKEIEEKMKVVDLTRFN; from the coding sequence ATGTCAGAACAAAATAAATGTTCTTTTTGTGGTAAGAACGAAAATGAAGTTAGTATATTGATCGCGGGATTGGATGGACATATATGTAATAATTGTGCTGAACAAGCAAATGGAATTGTAACACAAGAGTTATCTCATAAATCCCAAGAACAATTGGAAGAAGAACTTGTTTTACATTCACCAAAAGCAATTAAAGAGTTTTTAGATCAGTATGTTATTGGTCAAGATGAAGCTAAAAAAACATTGTCAGTAGCAGTATATAATCATTATAAAAGAATTTTAAATCAAAGAGAAGAGGGAGAGGATGATGTTGAAATTCAAAAATCGAATGTAATTATTGCAGGAGAGACTGGTACGGGAAAAACATTGTTAGCTAAGACAATTGCTAGATTATTAAATGTCCCTTTTACGATTGTTGATGCAACCGTTTTGACACAAGCAGGCTATGTAGGTGAAGATGTAGAAAGTATTTTGTCTCGTTTGCTTCAAGATGCAGATTATAATGTGGATAGAGCTGAAAGAGGTATTATTTTTATTGATGAGATAGATAAGATAGCACGAAAAGGAGATAATCCATCCATTACACGTGACGTAAGTGGAGAAGGAGTACAACAAGCTTTATTAAAAATATTAGAAGGTTCAATTGTAAATGTCCCACCACAAGGAGGTAGAAAACATCCTGATCAAAAATATATTCAGGTAAACACAACGAATATATTATTTATAGCTGGAGGAGCTTTTGTAGGGATTAAAGATAAAATTAGTAGTCGTTTAAATACTTCTATAATAGGTTATAGTTTAGCAAGAAAAGAAAATATTGATAAAGATAATTTATTGAAATATGTTAATGCTCAAGATTTAAGATCTTTTGGTTTAATTCCAGAGTTAATTGGACGTCTTCCAGTACTAACATATTTAAATCCTTTAGAAAAATCTGTATTACTGAAAATTTTAATCGAACCTAAAAATTCATTAATTAAACAGTACGTTAAACTATTTGCTTTAGACGACGTTGAATTAAAAATTGACGACGAAGCATTAGAAACTATCGTTGATTATGCAATTGACCTAGGCTTAGGAGCTAGAGGACTACGTTCTTTATGTGAAGTGATATTCAGAGATTATATGTTTAATATAGAAGACTATAAAGGAGTGTTAAATATTTCTAAAAAGGAAATTGAAGAAAAAATGAAAGTTGTTGATTTAACGAGGTTTAATTAA